In one Ananas comosus cultivar F153 linkage group 12, ASM154086v1, whole genome shotgun sequence genomic region, the following are encoded:
- the LOC109717930 gene encoding profilin-2, translating into MSWQQYVDEHLMCEIEDQHLSSAAIVGHDGSIWAQSANFPQLKPEEAAAIMNDFNEPGSLAPTGLFLGGAKYMVIQGEAGVVIRGKKGPGGACVKKTNMALIIGIYEEPMTPGQCNMVVERLGDYLIEQGY; encoded by the exons ATGTCGTGGCAACAGTACGTGGACGAGCACCTGATGTGCGAGATCGAGGACCAGCACCTCAGCTCCGCCGCCATTGTCGGCCACGACGGGAGCATCTGGGCGCAAAGCGCCAACTTCCCTCAG CTGAAGCCTGAGGAGGCTGCTGCTATCATGAATGATTTTAATGAACCTGGATCTCTTGCGCCGACTGGTTTATTCCTTGGTGGGGCAAAATACATGGTAATCCAAGGTGAAGCAGGGGTTGTCATTCGGGGGAAGAAG GGCCCAGGAGGTGCTTGTGTGAAGAAAACCAACATGGCTTTGATCATCGGCATATACGAAGAGCCGATGACGCCTGGCCAGTGCAACATGGTCGTTGAGAGGCTCGGCGATTATCTCATCGAGCAGGGCTACTGA
- the LOC109718442 gene encoding aspartyl protease AED1-like: MFRCVSNKCVYDIKYADETHSAGCLARETFMLPSTQARRLTTIRSLAFGKSNETYPHDFFPGAGYIGGILGMGRGRQSFAVQLAGMLGNRFSYCFPPVTDLSPSYLRFGDDIPPTPGLKTVRFVPSRGDVSHYNVGLTDLSFNGRRMRFTSRDFGACAMDSGSTYTILPRRVYNRVERVMIDYFSGFPHLRRVENSTSCHGVDLCYAYEGTFGAYPSMSFHFAAVGGAGDVELGLPKERLFVPLPGKFCLALGAWDEDMSVIGAVQQANLRLIYDLGAQQLQFADANCRQA, encoded by the coding sequence ATGTTCCGCTGCGTCAGCAACAAGTGCGTCTACGACATAAAATACGCCGACGAGACGCATTCGGCAGGCTGCCTCGCGAGGGAGACATTCATGCTCCCGTCGACGCAGGCCCGCAGGCTGACAACCATCCGGAGCCTGGCATTCGGTAAGTCGAACGAGACGTACCCACACGACTTCTTCCCAGGGGCCGGATACATCGGCGGGATTCTGGGAATGGGGAGGGGGAGGCAGTCGTTCGCCGTGCAGCTCGCCGGCATGCTCGGCAACCGTTTCTCGTACTGCTTCCCACCGGTGACGGATCTTTCACCCAGCTACCTACGGTTCGGCGACGATATCCCACCGACCCCCGGCCTGAAGACGGTACGGTTCGTGCCGAGCAGGGGAGACGTCTCGCACTACAACGTTGGCCTGACCGACCTCAGCTTCAACGGCCGGCGCATGCGGTTTACCTCGCGTGACTTCGGGGCGTGTGCAATGGACTCGGGCTCGACGTACACGATCCTGCCCAGACGGGTCTACAACAGAGTCGAGAGGGTGATGATTGATTACTTCAGCGGTTTTCCGCATTTGCGTAgagtagagaactcgacaagcTGTCACGGAGTCGACTTGTGCTACGCGTACGAGGGAACGTTCGGCGCGTATCCGTCGATGTCCTTCCACTTCGCTGCGGTGGGGGGGGCGGGCGACGTCGAGCTGGGGCTGCCGAAGGAAAGGCTGTTCGTGCCGCTTCCAGGCAAATTCTGCTTGGCGCTCGGCGCTTGGGATGAGGATATGAGCGTGATCGGCGCGGTGCAGCAGGCCAATCTCCGGCTGATCTACGATCTGGGGGCGCAGCAGCTGCAGTTCGCCGACGCGAACTGTCGTCAAGCATGA
- the LOC109718443 gene encoding aspartyl protease AED1-like produces MFRCVSNKCIYDVHYADKTHSAGCLARETFVLPSRQAGRLTAIQSLAFGKSNETYPHDFFLGAGYIGGILGMGRGKQSFAVQLASMLGNRFSYCFPPVTDLSPSYLRFGDDIPPTAGLKTVPFVPSRTDVSHYNVALTDLSFNGRRMRFNSGDFGAHGCAMDSGATFTMLPRRAYNRVENTMIDYFSGFPHLHRIENSTGQHGLDLCYAYEGTFDAYPSMSFHFAAVGGEGDVELGLLKERLFMVLPGTFCLALGAWDEDMSVIGAVQQANLRLIYDLGAQQLQFADANCRQA; encoded by the coding sequence ATGTTCCGCTGCGTCAGCAACAAGTGCATCTACGACGTACACTACGCCGACAAGACACATTCAGCAGGCTGCCTCGCAAGGGAGACATTTGTGCTCCCGTCGAGGCAGGCCGGCAGGCTGACAGCCATCCAGAGCCTGGCATTCGGTAAGTCGAATGAGACGTACCCACACGACTTCTTCTTAGGGGCCGGATACATTGGCGGGATTCTGGGAATGGGCAGGGGGAAGCAGTCGTTCGCCGTGCAGCTCGCCAGCATGCTCGGCAACCGTTTCTCGTACTGCTTCCCCCCGGTGACGGATCTTTCTCCCAGCTACCTACGGTTCGGCGATGATATCCCACCGACCGCCGGCCTGAAGACGGTACCGTTCGTGCCGAGCAGGACAGACGTCTCGCACTACAACGTTGCCCTGACCGACCTCAGTTTCAACGGCCGGCGCATGCGGTTTAACTCGGGTGACTTCGGGGCCCATGGGTGCGCAATGGACTCGGGTGCGACGTTCACGATGCTGCCCAGGCGGGCCTACAACAGAGTCGAGAACACGATGATTGATTACTTCAGCGGTTTTCCGCATTTGCATAGGATAGAGAACTCGACGGGCCAGCACGGACTCGACCTGTGCTACGCATACGAGGGAACGTTCGACGCGTATCCGTCGATGTCCTTCCACTTCGCTGCGGTGGGGGGCGAGGGCGACGTTGAGCTGGGGCTGCTGAAGGAACGGCTGTTCATGGTGCTTCCAGGCACATTCTGCTTGGCGCTCGGCGCTTGGGATGAGGATATGAGCGTGATCGGCGCGGTGCAGCAGGCCAATCTCCGGCTGATCTACGATCTGGGGGCGCAGCAGCTGCAGTTCGCCGACGCGAACTGTCGTCAAGCATGA